Within the Legionella pneumophila subsp. pneumophila str. Philadelphia 1 genome, the region GCGCCTTTTGATGCCGACTATTCCGGTTTTAACGTCCATATAAGGTCGTATCCCTCTTAAATAAGTAAGCTGCTGGATGTGAGGTAACCCACATAATGCGGCCAATTCATTTTGGTTAATTAAGAAATCCAACATCCCCGCACTTCTCCATATGCCAAGTCCAAATTACAATAAACTCTTTATGAGTAAAAATACACGAAACGAGTAATTAAAGTTTAAAGTTAACACACATTGAGAATGAGTCAATATCTGTTATCATATTTTTTAAGAATATTTTTGTATGCCAACCGAATGAGTATTAAAGAAAAAATTGGATTAAGGATTAAACAAGAGCGCATGAGCAAAAAGCTCACTATGAAAGCACTTGCTGAGCTAACAGATAACCTAAATATCTCTCGAATAAACAATTATGAGAGGGGAGAGCGAACCCCCGGGCCAGAGGAAATTAAACAGCTAGCAAGGGCTTTAGAAGTTTCTCCTTCGTTTTTAATGTGTCTCTCTGATGATCGCCAAGGTAGTTTTAAAACCCCAGGCTTAGGTGGTCTGTTGCCTATATTAGATTATAAAAGTGCTTGTTATCCTGCTCTAGTAATTCAAAGAATAAAAGAAGAGTCTTACTCTGAAAAATTAGATTTAATTCCGATTAGTTCTACTGTTCAAAAGCGCATAGGGAAAAACGCTTTTGCGCTTGCAGTTAAAGATGAGAGTATGGCTCCTGAGTTTAAATTTGATGATATTTTAATTGTCGATCCCGATACTCAGCCAAATCCCGGTGATTATATCGTTGCCAGATTGGAAAATGAGCCTGAAATAATTATTCGCAAGTTTAAACAGTTATCAGTATCCAAAGAAAAACCTGAGTTTGAATTAGTTGCAATCAATAATGATTGGCCGGATGTTAAAATTTCAAAGGAATTGAATGAAATTTTTATTGGCTCAGTTATTTCATTATTTAGAACTATTAAACGTTAAATCCTTAGTCCAAAAACATTTAGGGCTAGATATATAAAGCAGTTTTTCCTGTAACGGTTAGCAATTGCCTACTTGCATTCTAAAACCATGCCTCATGCGAAATGTTTGTCAGCATCATTCTTCTCAAAATAGGAACCTAAATTTGAATGAACAAATAGCTTATTCTCAAAGGTGATTTCGATAATGCTCCATGGTAAAAATCCCTCCCACTCACACAGAGTCCCCTCTCTTTCACACATTACTAAAATTGAAGAGTTATTTTCCCCCTGTGCAACTTTTAGTATTATTAGGTTTGGGGAATGATCGTTAAAGGCAAATACCGACCCAACTTTTAAATTGTTGAAATACGTTTCAAGTGAATTTTCCTCAATTTCTTTAGGGCAACAAGGAAAGTTATATTTAGAACTCCATCCTGACTGCATGCAGTGCTTTGTAAAAGCCATTTCTATACGATTAAAATCAGGCATTTTAATATCTATCATTTCTTATCCTTATTCTTTTAGGGTTGAAAACTACAATGTAACGGGATATAAACATTAAATGCGTTACACCTTCAAGAGAGGATTTAAGTGGAAAAAACGTTACATGACTATTTCTGTATTAATACAGGTGAGGAACTCAAGTTTTACAGCGCTAAAGAATCATCATTTTTAGTAGAAGCAGCAAATTTTCATATAGACAGAGGGAATGGAATCGATGCTCCAAATACCTTGCCTGAGCTGGATGCTATCATTTATGAATGCATGGATGAGTATTTTAAAAATGGTCTTACTGATTATTTATTAAATAAGCTAAATGAAATTCTTATAAATGTAAAAATTCAATGCCTCGTAGAAAATATGGAAAATAAACTCTCTGCCATTCATGTTGCTTATATACCCAAGAAGCCATCTCCCGTAGTTTTCGGAGCTTACATGTTCTCTCATGTAACCTCACTGAGTGGTCTTGAAGGATTGAAAAGATGTTATAACAAAGGTTGTCTTAAGTTTTTCATAGGTCGATCAAATGCCAAATGGTGTTCAAGCTCATGTGGTTCTAAGTATAGGGTAAATAAAATGAGGAAAAAAAAGAAAGTTTCATAATTGCATTGCAGTAACAGGAGGAACAGTTTTGAGTATTTAGCGCATAAATTTAGCTTAGGAGATGATAGCCCATATTCA harbors:
- a CDS encoding helix-turn-helix domain-containing protein — translated: MSIKEKIGLRIKQERMSKKLTMKALAELTDNLNISRINNYERGERTPGPEEIKQLARALEVSPSFLMCLSDDRQGSFKTPGLGGLLPILDYKSACYPALVIQRIKEESYSEKLDLIPISSTVQKRIGKNAFALAVKDESMAPEFKFDDILIVDPDTQPNPGDYIVARLENEPEIIIRKFKQLSVSKEKPEFELVAINNDWPDVKISKELNEIFIGSVISLFRTIKR
- a CDS encoding CGNR zinc finger domain-containing protein codes for the protein MEKTLHDYFCINTGEELKFYSAKESSFLVEAANFHIDRGNGIDAPNTLPELDAIIYECMDEYFKNGLTDYLLNKLNEILINVKIQCLVENMENKLSAIHVAYIPKKPSPVVFGAYMFSHVTSLSGLEGLKRCYNKGCLKFFIGRSNAKWCSSSCGSKYRVNKMRKKKKVS